The following are from one region of the Peromyscus leucopus breed LL Stock chromosome 18, UCI_PerLeu_2.1, whole genome shotgun sequence genome:
- the LOC114683549 gene encoding olfactory receptor 6C6 — MKNQSVELDFILLGLTDDPQLQIVVFLFLFLNYMMSLMGNLIIVLLTLLDPRLKTPMYFFLRNFSFLEIIFTTVCIPRFLTTIVTGDKTISYNNCAAQLFFILLLGVTEFYLLAAMSYDRYVAICRPLHYPIIMNSRVCHQLVISSWVTGFLIIFPPLAMGLKLDFCDSRIIDHFMCETSPILQISCTDTHVLEMMSFVLAVVTLVVTLVLVSLSYTFIIKTIMNFPSAQQRTKAFSTCTSHMIVVSITYGSCIFMYIKPSARERVTVSKGVALLYTSIAPLLNPFIYTLRNQQVKEVFWDVLQRLHFSKHSLKS; from the coding sequence ATGAAGAATCAATCAGTGGAACTTGACTTCATTCTTTTAGGATTGACAGATGACCCACAATTGCAAATTgtggtttttctgtttctctttctcaattATATGATGAGCCTGATGGGGAACTTAATCATTGTGCTCCTCACCCTGCTGGACCCTCGCCTCAAGACTCCAATGTACTTCTTTCTCCGTAATTTCTCCTTTTTGGAAATCATATTCACAACAGTGTGTATTCCTAGATTCTTGACAACCATTGTGACTGGAGACAAAACTATTTCTTATAATAATTGTGCAGCTcagttgttttttattcttttgttgggAGTCACAGAATTTTATCTCCTGGCTGCCAtgtcctatgaccgctatgtagcCATCTGCAGACCACTACATTACCCGATCATCATGAACAGCCGAGTGTGCCACCAACTTGTCATCAGCTCCTGGGTGACTGGGTTCTTAATCATCTTCCCCCCATTGGCCATGGGTCTGAAGTTGGATTTCTGTGATTCCAGAATAATTGATCATTTTATGTGTGAAACTTCTCCTATCCTACAGATCTCCTGCACAGACACTCATGTCTTAGAAATGATGTCCTTTGTCTTGGCCGTAGTGACACTTGTAGTCACACTGGTACTAGTGAGTCTTTCTTACACTTTCATCATTAAGACTATTATGAATTTcccttctgcacagcaaagaacCAAAGCATTTTCCACCTGCACTTCTCACATGATTGTTGTTTCCATAACGTATGGCAGTTGCATCTTTATGTATATTAAGCCATCTGCAAGGGAGAGAGTAACCGTGTCCAAAGGTGTAGCTTTGCTGTATACTTCAATTGCTCCTCTTCTGAACCCCTTCATTTATACGCTAAGAAACCAGCAGGTGAAAGAAGTCTTCTGGGATGTATTACAAAGACTACATTTTTCAAAACACAGTTTAAAATCTTGA